In Sandaracinaceae bacterium, the DNA window CAGGTAGAGCCCGATACCGGGGGCCAGCGCCTCGAGTTCGCGCACCACGTCGGCGGCGGTGCGTGCATCCACCACGAGCTCGCGGCCCTCGAGCTGCGGGAAGAACGTGAACAGGTGCTTCGTCAGGGTGACGGTGGCCATCGGCTCCTCGAGGGGTCGAGACTGCCGATGCTGACGAAGGGCGTCAACGGTTGCGGCGCGCAGGCTTGGCTGCAGCCGGCTTCGGCCGGTTCTTGGCCAGGTAGCTCGCAGCCATGACCCCGCCCAGGCACCCGAACAGGTGACCTTGCCACGAGATGCCTTCTTGCCCCGGAAGCACACCGGGAGCAGCCCACCCCACAAGACCGCAGCGACGATGCTGAGCACGATGGCCAGCGGCTTGCGCTCGAACCAGCCGGTGGTGAGCAGGTAGCCCAGGTAGCCGTAGACCACGCCGCTGGCGCCGATGTGCACGCTGTTGGAGGGAGCGATGAGCCACGTTCCGAAGCCGCCGATGAGCATGGCCAGCACGAACACCACGATGTAGTCGCGCACGCTGCGCAGGATGACCGCGCCCCCCAGGAACAGCATGCCGAT includes these proteins:
- a CDS encoding MoaD/ThiS family protein yields the protein MATVTLTKHLFTFFPQLEGRELVVDARTAADVVRELEALAPGIGLYLCDERGVLRTHVNIFIGDERILDRRHLTDPVAPDARVFVLQSLSGG